From Watersipora subatra chromosome 8, tzWatSuba1.1, whole genome shotgun sequence, a single genomic window includes:
- the LOC137402365 gene encoding uncharacterized protein — protein sequence MAEMGIKAPTLLCVMGKPPTLENWRTFKQQLKLYLIASGIPDDAEARKQAILLTLGGPELLRIYNTFDLAEDHRETLNQILVRFDNHFQPRANVLIERFKFRSAKQEMEESVDAYLVRITGLIQDCGFADNTRNEHLRDQLVYGCYDERLREKLFRNAALTFDQAKADARAHEAAREQMMIFNQASQTRSNEKHRELVANKEVIAQVVQRNFSPQSNKSCYRCGRRTHLANNCPFKDAECHQCQKKGHIKPVCRQNDQKKKPNQENGSSVKTVDSTGPSNPRSGESGDDEDEENPVYLTSEVNR from the exons ATGGCAGAGATGGGAATTAAAGCTCCTACACTACTGTGTGTAATGGGAAAACCTCCCACTCTGGAAAACTGGAGAACTTTTAAACAGCAACTGAAGCTGTACCTCATTGCATCAGGTATTCCTGATGATGCTGAAGCTAGAAAGCAAGCAATCCTTCTGACACTGGGAGGTCCTGAATTGCTTcgcatatataatacatttgatTTGGCGGAGGACCACAGAGAAACACTTAATCAAATCTTAGTGAGATTTGATAATCACTTTCAACCACGAGCAAATGTGCTTATAGAACGTTTCAAATTTCGATCAGCCAAACAGGAAATGGAAGAGTCTGTTGATGCATATCTAGTACGAATCACTGGACTAATTCAAGATTGCGGTTTTGCTGACAATACACGCAATGAACATCTTAGAGATCAGCTGGTCTATGGATGTTATGATGAACGGTTGCGAGAGAAATTGTTTCGAAATGCAGCGCTGACATTTGATCAAGCCAAAGCTGATGCTAGAGCTCACGAAGCGGCACGTGAACAAATGATGATATTCAATCAGGCCAGCCAAACTCGGTCTAATGAAAAGCATCGCGAACTGGTTGCCAATAAAGAGGTCATTGCGCAGGTAGTCCAACGAAACTTTTCACCACAAAGTAACAAGTCCTGCTACCGATGTGGCCGAAGGACCCATCTGGCCAATAACTGCCCTTTTAAGGACGCGGAATGTCATCAATGCCAAAAGAAAGGTCATATAAAACCCGTATGCCGCCAGAATGACCAGAAGAAGAAACCTAACCAGGAGAACGGCAGCAGTGTAAAAACCGTAGACAGTACTGGCCCGTCCAACCCTCGAAGCGGAGAATCCGGAGATGATGAAGATGAAGAGAATCCTGTATATCTTACTTCGGAG GTGAATCGGTAG